The genomic interval GTTGTTCCAAGTACAGTAATGTTCACAGCATCTCCTTCACTGGCAAATGCTATATCTTGTAGCGGTGCTACAAGTATACCTAGTACTAATGCAAAGGATAAAATAATACTAAACAGTTTTTTGTTTTTGAAACTCATTTTTATGCCCCCTTGTTTTATTTATTAATTTAATATACTTTCTTAATAAAGTATTTCTTCTACAGATACATGAAAAAATCCTCTTTTATTTCTAAAATGTATTAAAAAAGCTTCAAGATTGTTACTAATATATAAACTTTGGGTTAATTATTTAAGTCCCTTTTATAACTATTTACCAAACTATAAGATTAATCAAACAATTTCTTCAAATTTATATCATATGGTGCTCTCACTATACCCTTTTCCGTAATTATGCCTGCGATTAATTCATGAGGCGTTACATCAAATGCTGGATTGAACACCTTTACATCTGAAGGAGCTGTTTGTTTTCCAAATCCGCATATTATCTCTTCTCTATCTCTTTCTTCTATAACGATATCTTCTCCAGTAGCTGTGTTTAAATCTATAGTAGTAGTTGGACCTGCTATGTAAAATGGAATATTGTGTGCCTTGGCAAGTAATGCTACACCATAAGTACCAATTTTGTTGGCTACATCTCCGTTGGCAGCAACACGATCGCAACCTACTATGACTACATCAATCCATCCCTTTGCCATAACCATTGCAGCCATATTGTCTGTGATAAGAGTTACATCTACGGAAGCTTCATTTAATTCAAAAGCTGTAAGTCTTGCTCCTTGAAGTAGGGGTCTTGTCTCATCAGCAAATACTTTTATATTCCATCCCTTTTCCTTGGCAAAATAAATTGGTGCCAAAGCTGTCCCATATTTAGAAGTAGCCAATACTCCTGCATTGCAATGAGTCAAAACAGTTGAGCCATCTTTTAGCACATGAGCACCATTTTCTCCAATTTTCCTGCAAATTTCTTCGTCTTCTCTCTGGATGGAAATAGCTTCATTTTCTAATATCTTCTTTATTTCTTCCACTGGCTTTTCCTTGTTCTCCAAGGCCTTTTTCTCCATTCTATTTAATGCCCAAAATAGATTTACTGCTGTTGGTCTTGAAGAAGAAAGATATTCAGTGACCTTTTTTAATTCTTTATAGAAACTGTCGAAATCAATTTCTTTTAAATCCGCTATAC from Sporanaerobacter acetigenes DSM 13106 carries:
- the mtnA gene encoding S-methyl-5-thioribose-1-phosphate isomerase; the protein is MLRTIEYRDGKVYIIDQTKLPTVNEIIAIETVEECFDAIKKLKVRGAPAIGIAAAYGVVLGIADLKEIDFDSFYKELKKVTEYLSSSRPTAVNLFWALNRMEKKALENKEKPVEEIKKILENEAISIQREDEEICRKIGENGAHVLKDGSTVLTHCNAGVLATSKYGTALAPIYFAKEKGWNIKVFADETRPLLQGARLTAFELNEASVDVTLITDNMAAMVMAKGWIDVVIVGCDRVAANGDVANKIGTYGVALLAKAHNIPFYIAGPTTTIDLNTATGEDIVIEERDREEIICGFGKQTAPSDVKVFNPAFDVTPHELIAGIITEKGIVRAPYDINLKKLFD